The following are from one region of the Raphanus sativus cultivar WK10039 unplaced genomic scaffold, ASM80110v3 Scaffold1451, whole genome shotgun sequence genome:
- the LOC130504244 gene encoding uncharacterized protein LOC130504244: MDNQNNALLGWPYYSHGKTTEELRHSLLCTTLDLEQTKMFAHEEIRKRDEQLIHLRDILTKTIKERDEALEKCQRLMLDNNSLQHQQQKDMTPPLSGASSIEDETLQPQQVASNKGFSSSDCEESFMSANDHVMNPHSSQLENVSGNETMDPLFIEKPLPEKGKLLQAVMKAGPLLQTLLLAGPLPQWQHPPPLLKTFEIPPVTIQCPNVNNGCGKFNRKRVFSDESFSKTKYQKLLLH, from the exons ATGGATAACCAGAACAATGCTCTTCTTGGCTGGCCTTACTATTCTCATGGAAAG ACTACAGAGGAGCTAAGACACTCTCTTTTGTGCACAACACTAGATCTTGAACAAACAAAGATGTTTGCTCATGAGGAAATAAGGAAAAGAGATGAACAATTGATCCATCTCAGAGACATCCTAACCAAAACCATCAAAGAAAGAGACGAGGCTCTCGAGAAATGCCAACGTCTCATGTTGGATAACAACTCGCTTCAACACCAGCAGCAAAAGGATATGACTCCTCCTTTATCAGGAGCTTCAAGCATTGAAGATGAAACATTGCAGCCTCAACAAGTAGCATCCAACAAGGGTTTCTCGTCCTCGGATTGCGAAGAAAGCTTTATGTCAGCCAATGATCATGTCATGAACCCACACTCATCTCAGCTTGAAAATGTCTCAGGAAATGAGACTATGGATCCTTTGTTTATAGAGAAGCCATTGCCTGAAAAGGGTAAACTCTTACAAGCTGTTATGAAGGCAGGGCCATTGCTTCAGACACTACTCTTAGCCGGTCCATTACCTCAATGGCAACACCCACCACCGCTTCTCAAGACTTTCGAGATCCCTCCAGTCACCATCCAATGTCCAAATGTCAACAATGGCTGTGGAAAATTCAACAG